Proteins co-encoded in one Prunus persica cultivar Lovell chromosome G6, Prunus_persica_NCBIv2, whole genome shotgun sequence genomic window:
- the LOC18773342 gene encoding chloride channel protein CLC-f isoform X2 — MSGEDEALLLRSSNDINKDENGGASAENGSDLEAQDGMSSRKNSISPTSRRGGIGGFKDLLIKHLDGAGGLSGRRLSFKRGRENHNHREIREPRSPVDPHHQHHNHQQHHEPLAGMDGNDELADSAPPEWALLLIGCLLGLATGLFVAAFNKGVHVIHEWAWAGTPNDGAAWLRLQRLGDTWHRILLIPVTGGVIVGMMHGLLEILDQITQSSSSQRQGFDLLAGVFPTIKAVQAAVTLGTGCSLGPEGPSVDIGKSCANGFSLMMENNRERKIALVAAGAAAGISSGFNAAVAGCFFAIETVLRPLRAENSPPFTTAMIILASVISSTVSNVLLGTQSAFTVPAYDLKSAAELPLYLILGMLCGAVSVAFTRLVAWFTKFFDFIKEKLGLPAVACPALGGLGAGIIALKYPGILYWGFTNVEEILHTGRIASAPGIWLLTQLAAAKVVATALCKGSGLVGGLYAPSLMIGAAVGAVFGGSAAELINSAIPGNAAVAQPQAYALVGMAATLASVCSVPLTSVLLLFELTKDYRILLPLMGAVGLAIWVPSVVNQPMETEPSDTRNSARVYSVVSAAEERDEVMRRQLDSGHDLELSVIGNTSDSKTVSEELLLEDLKVSQAMSKNYVKVPVSVTMKEAIKCMRDNHQNCVLVVDDEDLLEGILTFGDVRRFQSKKSSDTSKSDCGFLDANTCLVSSVCTRGISYCGRARGIFTCYPDTDLAMAKELMEAKDIRQLPVVKRVREPSKEIKRRIVAILHYSSILNCLRRLNHGKSVNQHRKENLDEVTNGLYSAVVKP, encoded by the exons ATGTCAGGAGAGGACGAGGCTCTTCTCCTGAGATCCTCTAACGACATTAACAAAGACGAAAATGGTGGCGCTTCTGCAGAGAACGGCAGTGACTTGGAAGCTCAAGATGGAATGAGCAGCAGAAAGAACAGTATCAGTCCGACCAGTAGAAGAGGAGGCATCGGAGGCTTCAAAGATCTGCTGATCAAGCATTTGGACGGCGCAGGAGGGCTCTCCGGTCGCCGGCTCAGTTTCAAGCGCGGTCGAGAAAACCACAATCACAGAGAGATTAGAGAGCCGCGTTCCCCTGTAGATCCCCACCATCAACATCATAATCATCAGCAGCATCATGAGCCCTTGGCCGGCATGGATGGGAATGATGAGCTTGCCGATAGTGCCCCTCCCGAGTGGGCTTTGCTTCTCATTGGTTGCCTTCTTGGCCTCGCCACCGGTCTCTTTGTCGCGGCTTTTAACAAAGGG GTACATGTTATACATGAATGGGCCTGGGCTGGTACTCCAAATGATGGTGCTGCATGGCTCCGTCTGCAGAGACTGGGTGATACTTGGCATCGAATTCTTTTAATACCGGTCACGGGTGGGGTTATTGTTGGCATGATGCACGGTTTACTTGAAATATTGGACCAGATAACGCAGTCCAGTTCCTCTCAAAGACAGGGTTTTGATTTACTTGCTGGAGTTTTTCCCACAATAAAGGCTGTCCAGGCGGCTGTCACTTTAGGTACTGGTTGTTCTTTGGGTCCTGAAGGCCCTAGTGTAGATATTGGAAAATCTTGTGCCAACGGATTCTCATTAATGATGGAAAACAACAGAGAAAGGAAGATTGCCCTTGTTGCAGCAGGTGCAGCGGCTGGAATTTCTTCAG GGTTTAATGCAGCAGTTGCTGGTTGCTTCTTTGCTATTGAAACCGTGTTAAGGCCTCTTCGAGCAGAAAATTCACCTCCATTTACAACTGCAATGATTATATTGGCTTCTGTTATATCATCCACCGTATCTAATGTTTTACTTGGGACTCAATCAGCCTTTACTGTGCCTGCATACGATTTGAAATCTGCAGCTG AACTACCTCTGTACCTGATATTGGGCATGCTATGTGGTGCTGTAAGTGTCGCCTTCACTCGCTTGGTTGCTTGGTTCACAAAGTTCTTTGACTTTATCAAGGAAAAACTTGGCCTTCCTGCTGTTGCCTGCCCTGCATTAGGTGGTTTAGGAGCTGGTATAATCGCTCTTAAGTATCCTGGAATTCTGTACTGGGGTTTCACAAATGTTGAAGAAATCCTGCATACTGGTAGGATTGCTTCGGCTCCTGGAATCTGGCTGTTAACTCAATTGGCAGCAGCCAAAGTTGTGGCAACAGCTTTATGCAAGGGTTCTGGGCTTGTAGGTGGCCTATATGCACCAAGCTTGATGATTGGTGCTGCTGTTGGTGCTGTGTTTGGGGGTTCAGCTGCAGAACTGATAAATTCAGCCATTCCAGGAAATGCTGCTGTTGCCCAGCCACAGGCTTATGCGCTG GTTGGAATGGCTGCTACACTAGCTTCAGTTTGTTCGGTGCCATTGACATCAGTCCTACTTCTGTTTGAGCTGACAAAAGATTACCGGATATTGCTTCCTCTCATG GGAGCTGTTGGATTGGCAATTTGGGTTCCCTCTGTGGTAAACCAGCCAATGGAGACTGAACCATCTGATACACGGAATTCAGCAAGAGTATATTCTGTTGTTTCGGCcgctgaagagagagatgaagttATGCGGAGACAACTTGATAGTGGACATGATTTGGAACTCTCTGTAATAGGAAACACTTCTGACTCCAAAACAGTTAGTGAAGAATTGCTTCTGGAAGATCTAAAG GTTTCACAGGCCATGTCAAAGAACTATGTGAAAGTTCCTGTGAGTGTAACTATGAAAGAGGCAATAAAATGCATGCGTGACAATCATCAGAATTGTGTGTTGGTGGTTGATGATGAAGATCTTCTTGAGGGAATATTAACATTTGGTGATGTTAGACGGTTTCAATCAAAGAAGTCTAGCGATACATCCAAGAGCGATTGTGGATTTTTGGAT GCAAATACATGCCTTGTTTCCTCTGTTTGTACTCGAGGAATTAGCTATTGTGGGCGAGCACGTGGTATATTTACCTGTTATCCGGACACAGATTTAGCAATGGCCAAGGAACTAATGGAGGCGAAAGATATCAGGCAGTTGCCTGTGGTTAAGCGTGTCAGAGAACCATCGAAAGAAATAAAGCGAAGAATAGTAGCTATTCTTCATTATTCTTCAATCTTGAACTGTCTCAG GAGATTAAATCACGGGAAATCAGTCAATCAACATAGAAAAGAGAATCTCGATGAGGTTACCAATGGCCTTTACAGTGCCGTTGTCAAACCATAA
- the LOC18773342 gene encoding chloride channel protein CLC-f isoform X1, with protein sequence MSGEDEALLLRSSNDINKDENGGASAENGSDLEAQDGMSSRKNSISPTSRRGGIGGFKDLLIKHLDGAGGLSGRRLSFKRGRENHNHREIREPRSPVDPHHQHHNHQQHHEPLAGMDGNDELADSAPPEWALLLIGCLLGLATGLFVAAFNKGVHVIHEWAWAGTPNDGAAWLRLQRLGDTWHRILLIPVTGGVIVGMMHGLLEILDQITQSSSSQRQGFDLLAGVFPTIKAVQAAVTLGTGCSLGPEGPSVDIGKSCANGFSLMMENNRERKIALVAAGAAAGISSGFNAAVAGCFFAIETVLRPLRAENSPPFTTAMIILASVISSTVSNVLLGTQSAFTVPAYDLKSAAELPLYLILGMLCGAVSVAFTRLVAWFTKFFDFIKEKLGLPAVACPALGGLGAGIIALKYPGILYWGFTNVEEILHTGRIASAPGIWLLTQLAAAKVVATALCKGSGLVGGLYAPSLMIGAAVGAVFGGSAAELINSAIPGNAAVAQPQAYALVGMAATLASVCSVPLTSVLLLFELTKDYRILLPLMGAVGLAIWVPSVVNQPMETEPSDTRNSARVYSVVSAAEERDEVMRRQLDSGHDLELSVIGNTSDSKTVSEELLLEDLKVSQAMSKNYVKVPVSVTMKEAIKCMRDNHQNCVLVVDDEDLLEGILTFGDVRRFQSKKSSDTSKSDCGFLDANTCLVSSVCTRGISYCGRARGIFTCYPDTDLAMAKELMEAKDIRQLPVVKRVREPSKEIKRRIVAILHYSSILNCLREEIKSREISQST encoded by the exons ATGTCAGGAGAGGACGAGGCTCTTCTCCTGAGATCCTCTAACGACATTAACAAAGACGAAAATGGTGGCGCTTCTGCAGAGAACGGCAGTGACTTGGAAGCTCAAGATGGAATGAGCAGCAGAAAGAACAGTATCAGTCCGACCAGTAGAAGAGGAGGCATCGGAGGCTTCAAAGATCTGCTGATCAAGCATTTGGACGGCGCAGGAGGGCTCTCCGGTCGCCGGCTCAGTTTCAAGCGCGGTCGAGAAAACCACAATCACAGAGAGATTAGAGAGCCGCGTTCCCCTGTAGATCCCCACCATCAACATCATAATCATCAGCAGCATCATGAGCCCTTGGCCGGCATGGATGGGAATGATGAGCTTGCCGATAGTGCCCCTCCCGAGTGGGCTTTGCTTCTCATTGGTTGCCTTCTTGGCCTCGCCACCGGTCTCTTTGTCGCGGCTTTTAACAAAGGG GTACATGTTATACATGAATGGGCCTGGGCTGGTACTCCAAATGATGGTGCTGCATGGCTCCGTCTGCAGAGACTGGGTGATACTTGGCATCGAATTCTTTTAATACCGGTCACGGGTGGGGTTATTGTTGGCATGATGCACGGTTTACTTGAAATATTGGACCAGATAACGCAGTCCAGTTCCTCTCAAAGACAGGGTTTTGATTTACTTGCTGGAGTTTTTCCCACAATAAAGGCTGTCCAGGCGGCTGTCACTTTAGGTACTGGTTGTTCTTTGGGTCCTGAAGGCCCTAGTGTAGATATTGGAAAATCTTGTGCCAACGGATTCTCATTAATGATGGAAAACAACAGAGAAAGGAAGATTGCCCTTGTTGCAGCAGGTGCAGCGGCTGGAATTTCTTCAG GGTTTAATGCAGCAGTTGCTGGTTGCTTCTTTGCTATTGAAACCGTGTTAAGGCCTCTTCGAGCAGAAAATTCACCTCCATTTACAACTGCAATGATTATATTGGCTTCTGTTATATCATCCACCGTATCTAATGTTTTACTTGGGACTCAATCAGCCTTTACTGTGCCTGCATACGATTTGAAATCTGCAGCTG AACTACCTCTGTACCTGATATTGGGCATGCTATGTGGTGCTGTAAGTGTCGCCTTCACTCGCTTGGTTGCTTGGTTCACAAAGTTCTTTGACTTTATCAAGGAAAAACTTGGCCTTCCTGCTGTTGCCTGCCCTGCATTAGGTGGTTTAGGAGCTGGTATAATCGCTCTTAAGTATCCTGGAATTCTGTACTGGGGTTTCACAAATGTTGAAGAAATCCTGCATACTGGTAGGATTGCTTCGGCTCCTGGAATCTGGCTGTTAACTCAATTGGCAGCAGCCAAAGTTGTGGCAACAGCTTTATGCAAGGGTTCTGGGCTTGTAGGTGGCCTATATGCACCAAGCTTGATGATTGGTGCTGCTGTTGGTGCTGTGTTTGGGGGTTCAGCTGCAGAACTGATAAATTCAGCCATTCCAGGAAATGCTGCTGTTGCCCAGCCACAGGCTTATGCGCTG GTTGGAATGGCTGCTACACTAGCTTCAGTTTGTTCGGTGCCATTGACATCAGTCCTACTTCTGTTTGAGCTGACAAAAGATTACCGGATATTGCTTCCTCTCATG GGAGCTGTTGGATTGGCAATTTGGGTTCCCTCTGTGGTAAACCAGCCAATGGAGACTGAACCATCTGATACACGGAATTCAGCAAGAGTATATTCTGTTGTTTCGGCcgctgaagagagagatgaagttATGCGGAGACAACTTGATAGTGGACATGATTTGGAACTCTCTGTAATAGGAAACACTTCTGACTCCAAAACAGTTAGTGAAGAATTGCTTCTGGAAGATCTAAAG GTTTCACAGGCCATGTCAAAGAACTATGTGAAAGTTCCTGTGAGTGTAACTATGAAAGAGGCAATAAAATGCATGCGTGACAATCATCAGAATTGTGTGTTGGTGGTTGATGATGAAGATCTTCTTGAGGGAATATTAACATTTGGTGATGTTAGACGGTTTCAATCAAAGAAGTCTAGCGATACATCCAAGAGCGATTGTGGATTTTTGGAT GCAAATACATGCCTTGTTTCCTCTGTTTGTACTCGAGGAATTAGCTATTGTGGGCGAGCACGTGGTATATTTACCTGTTATCCGGACACAGATTTAGCAATGGCCAAGGAACTAATGGAGGCGAAAGATATCAGGCAGTTGCCTGTGGTTAAGCGTGTCAGAGAACCATCGAAAGAAATAAAGCGAAGAATAGTAGCTATTCTTCATTATTCTTCAATCTTGAACTGTCTCAG AGAGGAGATTAAATCACGGGAAATCAGTCAATCAACATAG
- the LOC18775010 gene encoding probable WRKY transcription factor 2, with protein MAGIDDNVAIIGDWVPPSTSPRAFFSSMLVDDIGSRSMLEPPSSNKTAEFFLGSQEGDTNGKNLSQGNASGEELNEVGSFSEYKSNSRGGLVERIAARAGFNAPRLNTESIRSSDLSLNSDIRSPYLTIPPGLSPTILLDSPVFLSNSLAQPSPTTGKFPFVSNGHSRSSTLMTEGLDKTNFFEDINTSFAFKPIAESGSFFLGPTSKMGSTSFPQQSFPSIEVSVQSENSSQSIEPTKVQNQNTNNLQLQADFSRTSTEKDNGANSADPRAFDTVGGSTEHSPTLDEQPDEEGDQRGSGDSMAAAAGGTPSEDVYNWRKYGQKQVKGSEYPRSYYKCTHPNCQVKKKVERSHEGHITEIIYKGAHNHPKPPPNRRSAAIGSSNPLNDMRPDIPEQGGPQSGADGDLVWASTQKANVGAPDWKHENLEVTSSASVGPDYCNQSSSMQAQNGTHLESGDVVDASSTFSNDEDEDDRGTHGSVSLAYDGEGDESESKRRKIEAYATEMSGATRAIREPRVVVQTTSEVDILDDGYRWRKYGQKVVKGNPNPRSYYKCTNAGCTVRKHVERASHDLKSVITTYEGKHNHDVPAARNSSHVNSGPSNTMSGQASSAGIQTHPHRPEPSQVHNSMARFERPSSLGSFSLPGRHQLGPSHGFSFGMNQPGLANLAMAGLGPGQPKLPVMPVHHPYFAQQRQVNEMGFMLPKGEPKVEPMSESGLNMSNGSSVYQQLMSRLPLGPQM; from the exons ATGGCTGGCATTGATGATAACGTTGCTATAATTGGAGATTGGGTGCCTCCAAGTACAAGCCCAAGAGCCTTCTTCTCTTCAATGTTAGTTGACGACATAGGCTCAAGATCAATGTTGGAACCTCCCAGCAGTAATAAAACTGCGGAGTTCTTTTTGGGATCTCAAGAAGGAGATACCAATGGAAAAAATTTGTCACAAGGCAATGCTTCTGGCGAGGAACTAAATGAAGTGGGTTCATTTTCAGAGTACAAGTCAAACTCACGCGGAGGGCTTGTGGAAAGGATTGCAGCCAGAGCTGGGTTTAATGCTCCGCGGCTGAATACAGAAAGCATTAGATCTTCTGACCTTTCACTTAATTCCGACATTCGGTCCCCTTATCTGACAATACCTCCTGGTCTCAGTCCAACCATACTGCTAGACTCTCCTGTTTTCCTTTCAAATTCATTG GCACAGCCATCTCCAACAACTGGAAAATTTCCATTTGTCTCAAATGGTCATAGCAGGAGTTCCACATTAATGACAGAGGGCCTTGATAAAACTAATTTCTTTGAGGACATAAATACTTCATTCGCTTTCAAGCCTATCGCGGAATCAGGCTCCTTCTTTCTTGGTCCAACTAGCAAA ATGGGTTCAACTAGTTTTCCACAGCAATCTTTTCCCAGCATCGAGGTGTCAGTCCAGTCAGAAAATTCTTCTCAAAGTATAGAACCAACCAAGGTTCAAAACCAGAATACAAACAATCTTCAGCTCCAGGCAGACTTCTCTCGCACATCTActgaaaaagataatggagCTAACTCAGCAGATCCAAGGGCTTTTGATACTGTTGGTGGCAGTACTGAGCATTCTCCAACCCTTGATGAGCAACCAGATGAAGAAGGAGATCAAAGAGGTAGTGGAGATTCCATGGCTGCGGCTGCTGGTGGTACACCATCCGAAGATGTATATaattggagaaaatatggacaGAAACAAGTAAAAGGTAGTGAGTATCCACGAAGTTATTACAAGTGCACGCATCCAAATTGTCAGGTTAAGAAAAAGGTTGAACGATCTCATGAGGGTCATATAACAGAGATCATCTACAAAGGGGCCCATAACCACCCTAAACCTCCTCCCAATCGTCGATCAGCCGCCATTGGATCATCTAACCCACTTAATGACATGCGACCAGACATCCCTGAACAAGGTGGACCACAGAGTGGTGCTGATGGTGATTTAGTTTGGGCAAGTACACAAAAGGCAAATGTTGGAGCTCCTGATTGGAAGCATGAAAACCTTGAGGTGACTTCATCAGCATCTGTGGGCCCTGACTACTGCAACCAATCCTCTTCTATGCAGGCTCAGAATGGTACGCACCTTGAATCAGGTGATGTGGTGGACGCGTCATCTACCTTTTctaatgatgaagatgaagatgatcgAGGGACACATGGCAGTGTTTCATTGGCTTATGATGGTGAAGGAGATGAATCAGAGTCGAAAAGAAG GAAAATTGAAGCCTATGCAACAGAAATGAGTGGAGCTACCAGAGCCATTCGTGAGCCTAGAGTCGTGGTCCAGACAACCAGTGAAGTAGATATCCTTGATGATGGATATCGTTGGCGCAAGTATGGGCAGAAGGTTGTGAAAGGCAATCCAAATCCAAG GAGTTACTacaagtgcaccaatgctggCTGCACAGTGAGGAAGCATGTGGAAAGAGCATCCCATGACCTTAAGTCAGTGATCACCACATATGAGGGAAAGCACAATCATGATGTTCCCGCTGCTCGAAATAGCAGCCATGTCAACTCTGGCCCGTCCAACACCATGTCTGGCCAAGCTTCCTCTGCAGGCATTCAAACCCATCCGCATAGACCGGAGCCATCACAAGTTCACAACAGCATGGCAAGATTTGAAAGGCCTTCATCACTGGGTTCATTCAGCCTACCTGGAAGGCATCAGCTGGGGCCATCCCATGGCTTCTCTTTCGGAATGAACCAACCCGGCCTGGCCAATCTGGCAATGGCTGGGTTGGGTCCAGGCCAACCCAAACTCCCTGTTATGCCTGTTCATCATCCATACTTTGCACAACAGCGCCAGGTCAATGAAATGGGCTTCATGTTACCAAAAGGAGAACCAAAAGTGGAGCCTATGTCAGAATCTGGTCTAAACATGTCCAATGGTTCATCAGTATACCAACAGCTAATGAGTAGGCTTCCTCTTGGACCACAGATGTAG